TGTTACTGGCTTCCTCATCATTCTGTGCTTCTGTATGAATGGAAACTAAAAATTTATACATCTAACACAGAAAAACAGGCATGTAGTACTGACTTGCTCATTATGATGTCTACTGTACATTTTTTTACTGCAAATGGTTTCACTGTCTGGCAGTTTGAGGCACATTTGAAGCATGATGTATCCTTACTTATTTCGCGAGAGAAATTTCAGCACATGTAGCACCAATGAGTAGAGGTACTCCACCTTGCGGCTGTAAACTTGAACTGATCCTTGGATCAATAGCGCCGCTGCACACGAATTGACCATAAATAATCAGCGCAGGGGAAGGGTTTACACAAAGAAAATAACTCTTCTAGTACAAAAAAGAAACCTGATTTAGTTTTAGTATCAATAAACCTTGGGAAAGAAACTAACAAGCTCTACTGATGTTAATGCATGTACTtatattttttttttcatttaacTACACAGGAAATCTCAAGATGGACAACTTGCTGTAGTTCCCTACAAGTTTTTCTTGATGCTATGGTTCTAATGGATTCAAGAGAAGATTTTTCATGATGATTTTGGTGTTTTTCCAGCAAGGAAACTACATGTTCTcaagcagaaactgttttctgatGGATTCAACTGAAAATGCAGTTTCTCATACAAAGCCTGCATTTTTCAGAAACTATTTCTCATCATGCACCACTTGCCAAGGTACAGAGGGACAAAGACGGAAATTAGGGGAGGCATGATTCCATCAAATAACACGATTCAAATAAACAGATGGAAATTGGTTCTTGATACGTCAGATTAGAACACCCAGTGAGAGATAACACGATTCAACTGAAAACCAACATGGGTGTAGCAAAGACATGCTGACTGACATAGTTGCATCATCCAGGCATAAGGAAGTGCTTCACAAATCATATGTTCCGTCCATACATGTAGACCGAGAAATATATAGGAGTAGGTAAGATATGATGTCTCACTTCTCGAATCCAGGTCAATACTAATAATCCCACAAGTTCTTAGTACTGCTACCACAACATTGTCTTATATATAAGTCTAGATGAAAGGGCATTATGTCTTCAGCAGGCCATGAGCTAGATCTAGCCATCAGTGGATGACCCAACAATAGTGATATCTGCCTTGATAACGCAGTTCGAGCCTACAAGATATCCTCCAGACGGGTCCTTGAGTTTCTTGAGTCCAAGGAAGTCAGACCATCCCCAGCCGTATGTACACACCCAGAGACCTGTGGAGGCCGCAAAAGTAAGATCAACTGCAATCATGAGGTTATAAATTCTGGCTTTCTTGATACACAGTTGCTAAGGAGAGCGAACCTGCTGTTCTAGTCAAGTGTTTCCCATTCTTTTGGTCCAGGATCGAGAGAGTCATTACAGCCACATTCTTAAATTCGAGAGGGAGATTCTTCGAGGCATCCACATACAAGAACAGAGAAAGGGAATCAGTGCTGAACTTGTCACCACGTGGATACATGCCGATGTACCTTCATTTTCAGAAAAATAGTACAGAGTAAGTGACTTCAAATGTAGGAGAATGGACAAAGTGCCCCGGGAAAAAATGTACTCCGTATTTCAAGAATGTGGTTAgttattgaaacaaaaaattgtaCATCCATGAACTTTGGACACATTTTGTTGCCAGTACAATTGTAACAAAAATCTAAACAAGACATGACTACAGTACAAGAATATACAATGTTACACAAATGAACTGGAGAAAATGATGGATGGTATATTGGTATGTCATACAGGAAGAACTGATTGTaccaaaatatgaaaataaaattcctTGATTTTTCACTTTTTTGTTTCTCCTAAAAAACATATATGACCAAGAGATTTTATGTGTCAATATGGATTTTAGTAATACAATTTTTCGAATTTGTTTAGGAATTTTTTGTGCACATTGCCTTGCACAAAGATCTgaccatctgtactgtccgctggCATAACGCGTTAAAGATAAGCTTCTGGCAACTATGAAGTTAGTAATATAATTTGGGATGGTAAGCAAAAAGGACACATGTAAGCTAAAATGTTGGATAACATATCATATTATTTATATGGATTATTTGCGATGCAATTAGTAGTAACAGGTGAATACCATTTAAGCCCGCCCACTTCAAATGTAGGAGAACGGACGAAGTGCTTAGAGTCCAACTCTGAGAAATTGTTTATGGTCCAGGTGTATGTCCCTTCGATGAATCCCTTGTTCTGGAGAAACATGTTCTGAACTGTGGTAGTCTTCTTCTGAACCACAACAGCCTTCTCTTCAGGAGACGAGACATCAACTTTTAATATCTCCACACCAAAGACACATATGTCATCAACTAAAAAAGTGGATGATTTCAGTAGCTCTTTAAGAGGAATCAAGCATTCCTTCTTCGAACGGTCATTCTTGAAATCGAAGTTGTAGTTAGCTGCGTTTAGGTAAAGGTGAGATGATTAAAGAAAAAGAAATTGTATGTAAGATGCAAATAGAGCACCAAATCTCGCCCCAGCTAAGATGTAAGCAGAAATCAAAGTGGTGAATCACATTCCAGTAATTATTATCAAATTTAAAGAGAACATTTGATTTAGTCTAGTATATTGTTCCAATCAGAAGAGTCTCAAGGTTGTCACACAATGCAGAAGGTCTGCAGACAAACTTATGGGAAATAAAATACAAAGCGACTTGCTATTGGGAAATAATCGATCGTATTACAAAATTTACAGATAATTGACTCGTAATGGTGGAATCTATAGCTGATAATTAGGAAACATAGAGGAACATGGACTCCTAGCTGTAGTATGATGGATGTGCTTCAAATACCTTGGCATCCACAATACATTCCTTTTGAATGGTTGTATATTGACAACTCAAACACAGCATGCACTGTGTCACCTCGCTTCAACTTTTTTCTTGATAGCATAAGAAAAAGAGCAACATATGGAGTTCCAGAACCAGGATTTTCATGCATTGGATTCACATGCAAGTACCTGGTAAATGGAAGAATGAGTAGAAATTCTAGGATCATAACTGGAGCACGAATGAGGCCTAATTTCTTCAGTTCATGCATCATATCAATATTCAGAATCTGACTGCTTGTTTATGAGATTGTGATTCGTAATTTATTTCATTGAAACATGACATGTGTGtaaacaacaacaacatcaaatcctttttcccaagcaagttggggtaggctatatgtGTGTAAACGATATCCAAAATTAATATTATACGGATAACAGATAATTGGTTTTCATAGTAAAACAAACAGCATGATTTTGCAATTAGTGTCCATACCATTCAAACCCAGAGCAGTGAAAAGCAGCAGATGTTGCTGACTTAGCCCCCAAATCAAGTAGCAATGAGAAGTCCTGAATCTTCCATTCTAAATCTGGAACGTGGGTCTTAAATGGTAGCACACGAGCTGAAATTTGCACAAGTGCAATAACTCAAAATTACAAAACAAACAAAAGAGAGAATGTGCCATGAGAAAATCATGTGGAAGTTGCAGTTCCAAATAAACAGGCTACAATATCGACTACCGGGCACCAGAAAAATGGAGAACAGCATGGAAGTTTTCTTTATTCTGATCATACAAATCAAAATCTTGTATAGCTTTATTCGTGACAAGTAGTTAATTAGAATTGTTAGTCAAGTCATCCATCAGGGTTAGAACATGGCAGAAGATACTTATACTCCTCATCGATTAGACATGAAGACCAACAGTTTCAGTTTCTAGAAAAGGAGAGTGATATATTCAACACATGACAAACTAGACATATTGCTGAGTCATCAACATGATAGTGAGGGCAAAGTGCTTCTTCAATTCAGAGCTAGCATTTCATATTCTTACCCTGACTTCTGCCAAGGGAATGATGCTGTAAGTTGCATCTGATGTTTCTTTTTTTCATCCAAAATGCATCTGAAACACAATCCGAACATGGGCCAGACAATACATACCCGTACTCCTGGCGTTGCCCATAGATCTGCCCCTTCCTCTTATCTCCTCCTCTGCAAGTGTAATTAAGTCACACCCTAACAAAAATTACGCCATGCATTTCAGACAAAAGGAATACATGTCATACGAAATACTACTAATTACCAGGCAGGCCAAAAATGTAATTGTCATGCCATAGTGCAGGGCAAAAACATACAGAATCTTCAAAGGTAGAGCCGATCTTGGTCTAAATAATTACCACTGCTTATAAAATAACTACCGGCGAAAATAAAGGAGGGAACCAGAAGTAAATCACAGTCCACAAGCAGGTGGACTTGGAAGCTACGCGCTATACACCTCGACCGATTACGAAAGAGAGCCAAGAACTCGCACCAGAAAACTCTGAAACCCTGTTTCgtgaagaagaaaaaaagaagtCTGGGAGTCTGAACCCTCTATACTCCACAAAAGGAAGAGGTGAAGAACAGCAGCGAGGGAGAAGGCATTCTCCTAGGCGATCCAATGCAAAGAGACGGGATTTCCAACTAACAGGAAGAAGGCGAAGGCAGAGAGAGGGGCCTGGATTTGGGCGCAGACGGGGCGTACCTCACAATGTCTTCCTCTGTAGACGACGATTGGGGTCCCGGAGGTGCGAGCGGAATGGGGTTTTCGTTTCTCTCCTCTCTCCTCCGATCACTTTATTTTTCTCCCCGTCTCTTCTCTCAGCTGCCATGTGCAAGGTTGCCATTCTCGTGCAAGGTTATTGCAGATTCCGGCGTTCACCATTTTTACTTCCATCTTCTTTCCTTACCTCTCTCTACTTTATGTCACTTCTAAGAAGTGGCGTATGATCATGTTGGACAAGGTGGCCTATTTTTTTTTTCTAAAGCAAAGTTGAAAATGCCGAaaatctctctttttttttaacaGCCTACCGAATATCTCCTTACTGTGTCAAATTATTTTAAAGCGTCATGTTTAACAAATATAACAGCATGATAATCCCTGCAATAATTAAGTGCGAGGGGGAAAATTGGCCCTACAATACTCTTTTTCAGGTTTGGTAGTTGTCTAAAAAACTTAATAACAACACAGAAAACCTCCATATATGTGGGCGATGCAGAGATTATTTACTGTACAAAAAAAATTTAACTTGTCGCAACGTCATGTTTAGCGTCCTTGCAGAGTTAAGAGATAGAGGGTCTTTGCAAGCTTTTATAGGTTTGATGGTGGCCTCAAAAGTGGTGTTTTGATTTTTGAATGGGAAGGTAAGAAAAATGATGACATAAAAAAGATCAAGTGACTAGAGAAATAGATCCAATCTTGGCCTAAAATAATTATCAGGACATACACAAATTATTACCCACGAAACTGAAGGGAGAGAACAAGAAGTAAAATCACAGTCCACAAAGAAGTCGATTTTGAAAGCTATGCGGTTTACCCCTCGATCGATTATGAAAGAAAGCCAAGAACTTGCACCGGGAAACCTTGAAACCCTGTTTCATGAAGAGAAAGAAACCTGGAAGTCTGAAACCGGCCCTCTGCTCCAGAAAAAGAAGTGAAGAAAAGTAGTGCGCGATCCGTGACAAAGAGACAGATCTCCGACTAACAGGAAGAAGCTCAGGCAGAGAGAGACCTGGATTTGGTTGCAGATCGAGCGTACCTCGCAACTGCCTCCTCTGTCGACGACGATTGGAGTTTCAGAGGTGCGAGCAGAATGGGGTTTTGTCGAAGTAGAAGGGGACGTTCGCCTCTCCACACACACCCACAGTCACAACGGGAAGAGGGGCACAAAGAGCAAGAGCACCAGCCCCTCACCTTTTCTCTTCTCTCTCTGTGTGTCACTCTGTTTTCCTCCTATCTTCTCTCACATGCCATGTGCATGGTTTGCCATTCTCGTGTAAGGTTACTGCAGATTGCCACGTCCACGAATTTTACTCCTCTCTTCTTTTCTCGTCAAGTCGATATCAATTTTCAGAAGTGGCAGGATCAGGTTGGTGGTCGGTGGGTGATAGCTCCTCCTTATCTAAAAGAAAACTCATATCACCATTTAAGAGCGCAATGCAAAATGTGTCGTACCATGCTATGCTTTGGTGGTGGCCTCAAGAGCATCAATTATTCCATTACAACGCCGAAAATCCATATATTAAAACTAGTTGAATGCCTATACGTTGCTACGGCCTTCAAAATTTGTTCACCTACACACTATTCACACATGTAAACAAAAAATGCACATAAATTCTGGTGTGTGTAAACTCTGGTGTTGTTTCAAAACGTCCATAGGATTCATCCTGATCATGCCCATGATCAACATAAGTGaaacataatatatcaaaataaaaTTCATGCATGGTTATTTATTTTTTACTCTTTCATGCATAGTTACTAGGGTGGCAATGCGGCGGCCGCAAACTGCAGTCACTTATCCCGCAAACAAAAGTTCAGTGCAAATAGACATAGAGATTGGATGAGATTTAAAGCAGTTGTAGAGAAAATCTGCACCTCACTACAGGAAAACATATCTTTGCCATGTATATTTTCCTTTGCCGGGTGTATTTTCTCGGGTACACTGCAAAGTCCCTCTTACCTGGAAGCCAAAATGCAGGACGCGCCAAAGATAATTTTGCCGAGTGTCAGCACCCGGCGAACAAATATGACATGGCACAGTAGGTAAAATACACTCGGCAAAGAAAAACACCCGGCGAAGACACTCTTTGCCGACTGCCTCATCGTTACACACGGCGAAAAAAGTTGCCACGTGGCACATAACACGCATGGTTAGCGGGCTAGTAACGGCGCGTTTCTTCGCCGGGTGTCTCCATTTAGATACCCGGCAAAGAGAATCTTCGCCGGGTGTTTTCTGGTGGTACACGGCAAAGTAATTTTTTTCGGAGGCCTCCCACCCACCTATGTTGTTCTTTGCCGTGTGTATTCTAGGAAGCACACGGCAGAGATTGTCTTCGCCGGGTGCAATCTGGAAAGTACACTGCAAAGACTCTGTTTGCTTTATATGAAGCTAAGGCAAAGGAGATGGCCATGTTGATTGAGTTACTGCTCGAACAAGAAGAGGTCTACTGGCTTTAGCGATCTCGGGCCAACTGGCTCAAACAAGGTGATCGTAACACTACATTTTTCCATAATTTTGCAACGGTCAGAGAAAAAAGAACTATATTAAACGCCTTAAGAATTCGGATAATGATTGGATTGAAGGTACGGATCCTGCTCTGTTGAGAAAAATTCTGCCGAaggtgtgtaacatcccaaattttaaaactaagagaaaatgaatttcctttttccaaaaatgagaaccaacaaaaacttttcttacatagggtgctacgcatagtgctcatacctaatgctTGTGTAtttccatgattgtttgtttattactttgaacctatttccaaaaccctaaaaccctaaccatctCAAAACAAAGTGGGTCaaatttgagaaacccaaaataaaagaaaaagacatatgtgggcatatagccctaatatgtaaatcttgaaccctacctttcttactttACTAAATGGTGGTGGACCTTggtaaaccccactaaaccctaaacctcatccctcttgtcaccaacctttgaaaaacaaaataaaaagaaaagatcttaaataagaaaaaggcatatgcaagcctatggctactttttgcaaatacTAAACTTTTCTTTGTATACCTTGGTAGATGGTTTGGAAATACCTCAACAAACCTAATTTAAGGCTTACcactcaaatcttggtgaaaccaaaaagaaaacaaaaatcaaataaagcatatgcatagaggcatatgtggcacttagccaaaatatcaaatcttgacctaggcacccatattgtcccaaaatggtttgaaccctttacccaactcaatctaacaccaaataaacctcacccatgcctaagtgaagcaaagaaaaagaaaagaataaaaagtagaaaatcacaaaaccctcacatatggtttatgccatttttccaaatctttgacctagaccattttggtcttcaccattagttgtactatgttactaaacacttattacaacttttggaatcaaagaaacacaaatcaaatcaaattcaaactcaaattgtgatcacatatgataatggtcaaatctgccatttatattctggtcactactttgagcccatctatttcaagtttttcaaactgaaCTTTCCCAAttatttgcacctcatccaagagcacatgaaggagaacaactttggtaaagaccaccatgtcaaattcatcttggatcaaattctatgctcatgctaagttggaactttttatcaaatgcaacaatctcactttgagcaaatttgcatttctttgatttttaaaattccaccaccacacatgtttgtctctggtcatttacaactcaaccaaaccaaccactttcaatttttgcaaccatttgaattcaacCAAATTTTTGCAAGTTTTTGAATGGGGCAAATATGGAACAAatcaaacactatttgaaatagtgtttggccTAACCCTACCAGCCCCATTTCACTCCACTATGTCCCctgactctcttagatatggttcgttctatgatgtctcttactgatttgccgttatccttTTGgacttatgcattagagacagccgcattcactttaaatagagcaccatcaaaatccgttgaaacgacaccgtatgaattatggtttaattagaaacctaagctgtcgttccttaaagtttggggttgcgaagcctatgtaaaaaagttacaaccggacaagctagaacccaaagcggagaaatgcgtcttcataggataccctaaggaaactatagggtacactttctatcacagatccgaaggcaagatctttgttgctaagaacggaacctttcttgagaaagaatttctcactaaagaagtgactagaagaaaagtagaactcgatgagattgatgaatctttactcgttgattagagtagcgcagtaccggatgatgttcctgtgccgcctacaccagcaacagaggaagctaatgataatgatcatgaaacttcaaacgagataactagtgaacctcgcagatcgacaagggaacgtgccactcctgattggtatgatccttgtctaaatgtcatgattgtggacaacaatgatgaagaccctgcgacgtatgaagaagcgatgatgagcccagattccaacaaatggcaagaagccatgaaatccgaaatgggatccatgtatgataacaaagtatggactttggtagacttacctgatagccgcaaggctgtcgagaataaatggatcttcaagagaaaaacaaatgctgatggtaatattactgtctataaagctcgacttgtcgcaaagggtttccgacaaattcaaggtgttgactacgatgagactttctcacctgtagcgaagctaaaatctgtgaggattttgttagcaatagctgtatttttcgattatgagatttggcagatggatgtcaaaatggcgttccttaatggagacattgaggaagagttgtatatggtacaacccaaaggttttgtcgatcctaaaaatgctgacaaagtatgcaaacttcagcgttcaatttatggactgaagcaagcatcgagaagttggaaccgacgctttgataaggtgatcaaagacttcgggtttatacagtgtcatggagaggcctgtatttacaagaaagtgggtgggagctctgtagcattcctgatattatatgtagatgacatattattgattgggaatgatatagaactattaagcagtgtaaaaggttatttgaataatagttttcaatgaaagaccttggtgaagcatcgtatatattaggcatcaagatttatagagatagatcaagacgtctaatagggctatcacagagtacatacctggacaagattctaaagaagtttagaatggacgaaagtaagaaaggattcttacctatgttgccaggcaaggtcttgagtaagactcaaggtccggctacggcagaagaaagagaaaggatgagtcagatcccctatgcctcggcagtaggctctatcatgtatgccatgctatgtactagaccggatatagcacatgttgttagtttgactagcagatatcaaagtgatccaggaatggaacactggacagcggtcaagaatatcctgaagtacttgaaaagaactaaggatatgtttctttgttatggaggtgaccaagagctcgttgtaacaagttacaccgatgcaagttggaacactgatcctgatgactctaagtcacagtctgggtacgtatttatattgaatggtgctgcagtaagctgggcaagctcgaagcagtgcacggtggcgaagtcatcaacataatcggagtacatagcggcttcagaggcttcatcagaagcggtatggatgaagaggttcattgtagagctcggtgtggttcctagtgcattggacccactagtcatctattgtgacaacatgggtgccatcgccaatgcacaagaaccaaggtcacacaagaggctgaagcatatcaagctgcgttatcattcgattcgcgagtacatcgaagatggagaagtaaagatttgcaaagtacacactgatctgaatgtagcagatccgttgactaaagctctccctagggcaaagcatgaccaacaccagaatgccatgggtgttaggtatcttacaatgtaatctagattattgactctagtgcaagtgggagactgttggagatatgcccaagaggcaataataaaagtggttattatatatctttatgtttatgataaatgtttatataccatgctataattgtattaaccgaaacattgatacatgcgtgttatgtaaacaaacaatgagtccctagtaagcctcttaactagcttgttgattaatagatgattagtttcataatcatgaacattggatgttattaataacaaggttatatcattatatgaatgatgtaatggacacacccaattaagcgtagcataagatcacgtcattaagttatttgctataagctttcgatacatagttacctagtccttatgaccatgagatcatgtagatcacttatgctggaaaggtactttgattacatcaaacgccactgcgtaaatgagtggttataaaggtgggattaagtatccggaaagtatgagttgatgcatatggatcaacagtgggatttgtccatcccgatgacggatagatatactctgggccctctcggtggaatgtcgtctaatgtcttgcaagcatatgaataagttcataagagaccacataccacggtacgagtaaagagtacttgtcaggagacgaggttgaacaaggtatagagtgataccgatgatcaaacctcggacaagtaaactatcgcgtgacaaagggaattggtatcgtatgtgaatggttcattcgatcactaagtcatcgttgaatatgtgggagccattatggatctccagatcccgctattggttattggtcggagagagatctcaaccatgtctacatagttcgcgaaccgtagggtgacacacttaagatttgatgttgtaatagtagaacttgaatgtggaatggagttcgaagtattgttcgaagtctcggatgggatcccggacatcacgaggagttccggaatggtccggagaataagattcacatataggaagtcattttataagtttgaaaatgatccggtgcatttatggaaggttctagaaggttctagaaaagtccggaagaaatcactaaggaaggaggagtcccggagggactccacctccccatggccggccaaccctagaggggggagtccaaggtggactccaccaagggggccggccaccccccttcatggaagggtgggaatcccacttgggtgggagtcccaccttaggtaggtttccctactacatggaaggttttgggttcgggtcttattcgaagacttgtagtccaacacttggggttccacctatataatgaggggcataggggagggggccggccaccacaaagccacaagctggccgcaccccttgaggccggccaccccctctcccaaaccctagccgccccctctctcctccacctctcccgcacgcttagcgaagctccaccggagttctccatcgccaccgccaccacgccgtcgtgctgtcggagtcaaggaggagctactacttccgctgcccgctggaacggggagaaggacgtcgtcttcatcaacaccgaacgtgtgaccgagtacggaggtgctgcccgatcgtggcaccgtgatcaagatcttctacgcgcttttgcaagcggcaagtgatcttctaccgcagcaacaagagcctcatcttgtaggctttggaaatcttcaagggtgagtctcgatcatctcctcgttgctcccgtcttctagattgcatcttggcttggattgcgttctcgcggtaggaaattttttgttttctatgcaacgaatccctacaacatcatggccatatcacatcaccaaaccctgcaaaaacaagttagacgcctctaatttggt
This Lolium perenne isolate Kyuss_39 chromosome 1, Kyuss_2.0, whole genome shotgun sequence DNA region includes the following protein-coding sequences:
- the LOC127302183 gene encoding uncharacterized protein isoform X2: MGNARSTARVLPFKTHVPDLEWKIQDFSLLLDLGAKSATSAAFHCSGFEWYLHVNPMHENPGSGTPYVALFLMLSRKKLKRGDTVHAVFELSIYNHSKGMYCGCQANYNFDFKNDRSKKECLIPLKELLKSSTFLVDDICVFGVEILKVDVSSPEEKAVVVQKKTTTVQNMFLQNKGFIEGTYTWTINNFSELDSKHFVRSPTFEVGGLKWYIGMYPRGDKFSTDSLSLFLYVDASKNLPLEFKNVAVMTLSILDQKNGKHLTRTAGLWVCTYGWGWSDFLGLKKLKDPSGGYLVGSNCVIKADITIVGSSTDG
- the LOC127302183 gene encoding uncharacterized protein isoform X1, which produces MKKRNIRCNLQHHSLGRSQARVLPFKTHVPDLEWKIQDFSLLLDLGAKSATSAAFHCSGFEWYLHVNPMHENPGSGTPYVALFLMLSRKKLKRGDTVHAVFELSIYNHSKGMYCGCQANYNFDFKNDRSKKECLIPLKELLKSSTFLVDDICVFGVEILKVDVSSPEEKAVVVQKKTTTVQNMFLQNKGFIEGTYTWTINNFSELDSKHFVRSPTFEVGGLKWYIGMYPRGDKFSTDSLSLFLYVDASKNLPLEFKNVAVMTLSILDQKNGKHLTRTAGLWVCTYGWGWSDFLGLKKLKDPSGGYLVGSNCVIKADITIVGSSTDG